The DNA sequence TTCACTAGGACTGAGACTACACCAGACGGAATCTAGGACTGAGTCTACACCACAGACTGACATACCTTCACTAGGACTGAGACTACACCACAGACTGACATACCTTCACTAGGACTGAGACTACACCAGACTGACATACCTTCACTAGGACTGAGACTACACCAGACTGACATGCCTTCACTAGGACTGAGACTACACCAGACTGACATACCTTCACTAGGACTGAGACTACACCAGACTGACACCACTTCACTAGGACTGAGACTACACCACAGACTGATACTAGGACTGCCATTAAATCTCCTGTTGATCTATACATCTCTTTCTGTTTCCATCCTTGTCCccccattttattttattgtgtctCTCAGCTGCTCCTACTAGTCAGACCCAACAATCAGGACACGCTAGCAAACATTGCACCAAATCAGAGCACATCATCCAACAACAGGACCCAATCAGAATATAGTACCCAACACCTTGGGCCAATCGCTTGAACGTTACTCTCAGAACAACCAATCATATTGCAGACTCCTAAACCCAATCACATCTTAGACCTCGAGTCTACAAGTGCAGCGATTGACCAATCAGGGCTAAATGTACTCTACTTGTGGTGATGCTCCACAACTTGTCTTCTATTTTAAATCTCCTTTTCTACGGGGAAGAGGACTGTCTGAGGCACCGCCATGTTTTCGCCACTCTCCATTGTAGTCCTCTTGAGTGGCTTGTAGATGGTCCAATGTAGTCCTCTTGAGTGATGGGCCAATTTTAAACGCAACCTGATCTCTTACCACCACAATGTAGCACTTCTCTATATCCTCTTGGAGGGCTGAAAAGACTGTATAAGCATGAGTTGTATAATATAGAAAGAACCCAAGCCCTCATCTTCAGTGTTTTGCAGTATGCAGGGAAGCACTATGTGTAATCAATATGATGGAAGGGTCCGGGAAGAGCATTCAAGGCTTTGCGCAAAGGGTTGTTTTTTGACCAAGGACGTCTCTAATTTTGGCGAGCTGAGTTTCCACCATTTTGTTGCCTCTCATCTGGCTCATACAGAGCTGAGCGCTAATGAATGGGGAAGTGCGTAGCAgtaggggtcagggttggggtcaattctatttcaattccagtcaattaaTTAAACCCAATTCCACATTTTCTTTAAAAAGATTGGTTTAAAATTGTGTGAGTCACAGGTGTGTTTTTGACGGCTGTGTTTAATTGTAATGTGTTTTCTCTGGTTTACATGTCGCTGAATGTTTGCAGGTGGTGTCCTGTCTGTGCCTCAAGTGGAGTTTGAAGTAGAATATGGAAGTCAGTCATCTGATTGGCTTTGAGAAGGGCTGTCTTCTCCTCAGTATAACTTACTGCTCGGGGTCTCTTTTGTTTTAATGATTCCATGCTTAGAGCCTTAGTCCAATGGCTGCAAAGCATGGTTGGGGTCGATTACATTTTTCAATTGTCGATTTTAGAATGCTAATTTATAAATTAAAATATCCTGATTTAAAAATAAGTAATTTGACCCCTCAACCCTGCTGCAAACAGATAGTTTCCTCTTCTCATTTCAGAAATCATATGACCCTGTTTGACTTACCAACTGAAAAGGATTGAATGTGAAATGAACCTGTATATTCCTACCCTCTGCTGGATATGAGGATGCACAGTTATGTTGTGTTAGTCAGTCATGAGTATCAATATTGTGTACATGTAGAGGTGTGTTTATGTGGGATAGGGGTGTGGACATACTCCTCTCCCCCTAGACCCCGATTCCTCCTAAGAGTGGGGTGGGAACTTGGGTACAGTCCAGTTTCTCTGGAGCCTCATTGGGACTGTGAATGTTCTTTATTTCACTGTTGTGCTGTTGTCTACAAGTGTTCCAATAAAGGCTACAACTTAGAGGCTGCAGTGTTTACATTGATAATCAAGATACAAATGTCCATCTTATTTTCAAGTattttattttctttaaaaataaATGTCAAATATATTAGCTGCATTTGACCTAGTTGGCCCGGTACCATGGAACCGATGGGGAAAGTCCCAGGAGTGGAAACGGCAGGAAAACAGGCAGGAAAACAGTGTGTGACTTCCAGGGAATACAGTCAGAACAAGCCACACTCATCTCCTATTGGTCAGTAGACCTTCCAATAGTCTTTGATCGCTTTGTTTCTTTGTCTTTGAACAGATGGACCACTGATCTACATAGTAGTTATGACGACAACGGAAATACAGCTTTTGATGACTTTTTGGGCAGTTTTCAGTTGACAGGAGTGGTGTGGTGCCATTTCAGTTGACAGGAGTGGTGTGGTGCCATTTCAGTTGACAGGAGTGGTGTGGTGCCATTTCAGTTGACAGGAGTGGTGTGGTGCCATTTCAGTTGACAGGAGTGGTGTGGTGCCATTTCAGTTGACAGGAGTGGTGTGGTGCCATTTCAGTTGACAGGAGTGGTGTGGTGCCATTTCAGTTGACATGATACTTTTGAAAAGTGCATCCTTCCTGCTCCCCCTCACTAATCaggaacctgtgtgtgtgtgaactgtgctatctgagggggaggggagggggtgttgAGAACTGTGCAAGAAATCTATGATTTCCTCAGAGTGGAAAAAGGAATGATGCATGTTGAAAGTATTCTAAGAGGGCTTTGGTCACGGGGCAATGACCCTTAGTCTGTtgcagggtcaggggtcagcccAGGAAGGTGGATATGAAGACACTGGTGTCCAGATTGAGCGTGGCGTGCCACCAGCGGTCAGGGAAATACAGCACCTATCAGCAACAACACAGTCAGTGACATTGGAGTGACAAGTCATTAATACCTGATATTATTATCTTCCTGCTTTGCCTTGGTAAGGCAAGAAATCATCTGAATGCAGCCTATCATTCCAATTCAGTGAAAACAATGGCTCAAAAGTCATGTTTGCCTCAAACGTAGTGACCCCATGGTTGTTTTAAGTGTTTAAAATATTCCATAGTTGAAATTTCAAAAATAAATATGGCCTCAAATGCCTCAAAAGTAAATTTAGCTCATGTTAGTGACCCATGGTTGATAAATGTGTAACATTTCATGGTGGAAATTCCTCCAAATGATGACCCCTCTGATTGTTATCCTCATTCTATGTTGGAAAATGCATACAACATTATTTTAGCTGATGTTAGTGACCTGTGTAGATGGAGGGTGACAGTTAAAAGTATTCCGATATTCAACCACAGTCTAATCTATTATGGCTGCGTCggcacaggcagaccaattctgatctCTTGACCAATTATTGtaaaaagagctgatctgattggtcaaaagattaATTAGTAGAAGGAAGGAGAGATCTGAATTGGGCTGTGAACACAGCCTTAATGGTAGTTTTCTGACCTCTCCTGGCCGGATGGTGCACTCTATGGGCTTCTCCTCAAGCAGGTAAGGGTATGTGTCTTTGACCCAGGACAGGGTGGTGTAGTTGGGGTGGAAATGGGGCGCCTTGTCCGGGGGGTACAGGAACCAGCGCTGTGGTGGTTGGAGAATGAAAATGTATCTCGTACTGTTGTGTTTAACAGACGTGCATCAATTACAACAAGGTAGTGTAGCGTGCTAAGGCTAACATCATCGATTACAACAAGGTAGTGTAGCGTGCTAAGGCTAACATCATCGATTACAACAAGGTAGTGTAGCGTGCTAAGGCTAACAGCATCAATGACAAGGTAGTGTAATGTGCTAAGGCTAACAGCATCAATTACAAGGTAGTGTAGATGTTGAGGCTGACCCTGGATTCAGGCTTACACCAGCCTACCTACTGGTGCTGGACCAATGTTAATATTAACCAGGTGTCATTAGGGAGGCTGGGACAGCTGTAACCTGGTGTCATTAGGGACGCTGGGACAGCTGTAACCTGGTGTCATTAGGGACGCTGGGACAGCTGTAACCTGGTGTCATTGGGGAGGCTGGGACAGCTGTAACCTGGTGTCATTGGGGAGGCTGGGACAGCTGTAACCTGGTGTCACTAGGGACGCTGGGACAGCTGTAACCTGGTGTCATTAGGGACGCTGGGACAGCTGTAACCTGGTGTCATTGGGGAGGCTGGGACAGCTGTAACCTGGTGTCATTGGGGAGGCTGGGACAGCTGTAACCTGGTGTCACTAGGGACGCTGGGACAGCTGTAACCTGGTGTCATTAGGGACGCTGGGACAGCTGTAACCTGGTGTCATTAGGGACGCTGGGACAGCTGTAACCTGGTGTCATTAGGGAGGCTGGGACAGCTGTAACCTGGTGTCATTAGGGAGGCTGGGACAGCTGTAACCTGGTGTCATTAGGGAGGCTGGGACAGCTGTAACCTGGTGTCATTAGGGACGCTGGGACAGCTGTAACCTGGTGTCATTAGGGAGGCTGGGACAGCTGTAACCTGGTGTCATTAGGGAGGCTGGGACAGCTGTAACCTGGTGTCATTAGGGACGCTGGGACAGCTGTATTTGAAACATGTTCATTTTGTTTGTCGTTTCCCCATTTATTCCTCTTTCTTCAAGGTCCTATTGTTGTTTTATTGATGTAAAGTGTGTTGTGACTCATgtgaaatgcactttaaataaatcTGACTTGATTTTAAGATATTCTTAGGAGAAAATATGAAGCATAAGGTGGACCATGATTTGATAGACAGTTGTTAATGTGTTGTTTACCTTCCTGCCATAGATGACCTCAGAGTAGCCAGGTCCATGCCAATGGAAGGGCACACCGGTTCCCGGGCCTGGTTGGGTGGGTAGATAAAGGCACAGGAGGTAAGCTTCAACAGAGGATGACAGCCTGTTCTTTACAGTCACCACAGTAACTGGCTGTATGTATCACACACACTATTAAGATGTCCTCTTCTCACAGATGCATCAGTGTGTATGGAGGTTTGTTCAGCTCTCTGCCAAACTGATAGCTGCAGGTGGCAGTTAATGCATCAGAGTTTAGCCTCTTGCCTCATACTCTGTGTCCGGTACAAGTCGCTCTGCTACTGATGGTAACGCCATATGCAGCTGTACGACATGATTCTGATATCCAACCCTTGACCCTGGTATTAGTGCAATCCAcaatatattaataataataataataatatacactgtgtacaaacatgaggaacacctgctctttccatgacgaactgaccaggtgaaagctatgatcccttattgatgtcacttggtaaatccacttcaaatctgtgtagatgaagggaaggagacaggttaaagaatgatttttaagcctcgagacgtggattttgtatgtgtgccattcagaggatatttaagtgccttttgaatggggtatggtagtaggtgccaggtgcaccggtttgtgtcaagagctGTAacactgggtttttcacgctcaacggtttccggtgtgtatcaagaatggtccaccactcaaaggacatccagccaacttgacacaacagtgggaagctGTACTAACAGCCATACAGATCCACTGACCTGCGATCCCAAAGCTGTAGGCCCCCGTGGTGTGAGGCAGCATGTAGCGTGGTGCCTTGTAGTTCTCAAACAGAGAGTGCCACTCCGTGAAGTTGTTGTCCCCAAAGAAATACAGAGTGTCTGTCAAAGAGAGACCGGGTGAGATACAGAATGTGTGGCTGTGGGAACTTTACATTGTTTCTGTTAATGCTTTGCCTTTTCAGCGTGATCACATAACATGTTGTATTATATTACGGATCATGGTTTGTCTGTTGAGCTCATGTACTGTACAACGACCATTAGGTGTTCCAGACAGCAAACTCACCACTGCCCAGTGTGTCCAAAGACTGAGGCCTCAGCAGCAAGTCCACAAACTCCTCAAACCGGACATCCACTGAATGATAATGAAGAGGCAAAGTAAGGTACTACAAATAGAGAACACTGAATACCTTCTAGGATgactacattgtgtgtgtgtacctttccTGTAAGAGTAGGTGTTGGCAGTACTGAGCCTCACCATCCTCTCTCCATACTGCTGCAGCAGGCTCGACTTGGAGCACAAGAACTGGAATttctgaaaacaaaacaattacATTCACCAGAGCCATTGCTATACTGATAGTAAGGCCTATGAGACAAGGTGATTTTTGGAATTGCTTTTTTGATTCACACGTACCGTATTGTCAGAGAAACCTTTCAGGATGACTGGTTTGGAGTAGGCATATCTGGGAATAAAACGAAGTGTGTTACACACACTGGTGCAAAACTAGATAGAAAAGAGGTGTTTCCAATGTATGGGTGCAGAACACACACAGTGTAATGATTTACAGACTACAAACACACCCAGGCTGAACACATGAAATAGGCTACAGTACGTACTGTTGGATAAACTGGCGATGTGATAACGAAGCTTTGTCCCAGATGTCAATGTTGCAAGGACCCTCATCAGTCAAACTGTATTCTGAATTTGACGACCTGCATGCGAGGGGAAAATGCTTTTTGGGCTACGAATACTAGTATTATTGAATGCATGTAAGAGTTAGATAGATTAAAAGTTCAAATCTGTGGAAAAATTAAGAATAGAATTAGCCGTCATTTATAGATGGTCAAAGACGTAATTTATCCTAAAATAACCACTCACCAGCCTCCGTCATTCTCCGACACCGGTGCATCTAAAGCCGATCTCCAAAACAATAGGAGAAACACTTGTATTCCGAGTTTATATTCCATATGGAAATAGCTTTACAGTGCTTCGCAAGTACGCCTCATGTCCGTATACCTTTTATGACGTTACGTATTTCTAATAGAAAGGCTTTAGATTGCTCCTGCCGGTTGTGCCAATGCCCATTGGCTATTGATTTCCTACTTCCTGAAGTGTAGTGTTCATATGGACCAATCACATTTGACCAACGAGCTGTCTGGATCTACAAGAAGTACAATTTGTATTGTTTTTGGCTAGACGGGATGCAGCTAAGTGATCTTTCGTAGCATGTTAGGAGAATTTACAGCAGATTAGGTAATTCATGTACCAGGTAAGGAGAATTAGGTTGAGGTTAGGAAATGGGCTAGGGTTTGCTAGCATTCTCCCTGACGCCACTGTAACATGCACATTTTGACGTTACTTTGAAATTAGCTGCATCCCTTCCAGCAATGACCATTTGAATTGCACAAATGTAATACATTGCATACGGtacatttaatttgtatttttgtttaaaCTGATGAAAGGGCATACATTTTCTCCACAACTCTTTTTAATTGTCCTTCACAGACTTTGACAATATTTATTTTGGCAGAATTATATACAAAAATAGCCAGGTATAACGTTTGCTTGGTATAGTATATTTCTGTTTGTATACCACAGATCACCTTTTGATGaatacatgtaaactcagcaaaaaaagaaatgtcctctctgtcaactgcaTATATTTCCAGCAAactgaacatgtgtaaatatttgtatgaacataacaagattcaacatctgagacataaactgaacaagttccacagacatgtgactaacacacataataatgtgtccttgaacaaagggggggggggggggggggggtcaaaaccaaaagtaacagtcagtatctgatgtggccaccagctgcactaAGTACTGCAGTGCGATCTCATCATGAAGTGCACCTGAttagccagttcttgctgtgaggcGTTGCccaactcttccaccaaggcacctgcaagtggTCTGTCAGTGTGCTGTCTACAGTATAGCTTCCTTCACTGTCCCTGTAACATACTGGGCTAGAAATAGTGATCCTCTGCTCCTAAACACACGTGACCGTCCTCCTTGACAACGTACGAACCGATTTGAACTATAGAACAAATGTCTAATTTGATATGTCCATTGGCGacatttcaagctagctgtggagttggcgacatttcaagctagctgtggagtTGGCGACGTTTCGAGCTAGCTGTGGAGTTGGCGACATTTTGAGCTAGCTGTGGAGTTGGCGACATTTCGAGCTAGCTGTGGAGTTGGCGACATTTCGAGCTAGCTGTGGAGTTGGCAACATTTCATCTAGCTGTGGAGTTGGCATACGGCACCTTTTTAACTCTGCTGCATATGCTCACATGGTGTCTTAACGTTGTTATGTGGATGACACTCaactctttttttccccccttcctcccctctgacACCCATGTGGTGACACGTATCTCGGCTGGGTTTCTGGCCTACCTACCACTTCAAGCTCAGTCTTGACTAGACGAGGagagagctgctcttcctcccgagGAAGGCCTGCCCACTCCAAGACCTCTTAATCACAGTTGATAACTCTGattctatgtactgtatataccagtggaggctactgaagggaggacggctcataataatggctgaaatggagtgaatggaatggtatcaaacatgagctagataccattccattcactccattccagccattatacaccactccagccattattatgagctgtcctcccctcaagAAATACTGTTTACATTTGTTCCAAAAGCCAGTGAAAACGAGACTTGGTAGTGCAAGACTATGATTGGGTTGACACATTTCAGACCCGTTCTTATTCCAGTTGGAATCCTTATTGGTGAAACTGCCACGCCCGTttgggatattacaacaacaaagaagttactgcaaacaacgaACACTGTTATTTCCCCTTGGGCATCATTGCAGGTGAGATAGAACATGCTGCCGgacactcctctcctccgtttcctaaacaaaacaaaaacactgaTATTTCCCCTTGGGCATCATTGCACCAGCGATAGAATAGCAACATATGTAATGTCCCCAAAACAATACCACGATGCGCAACACCCCCCAGCTCTGCTTTGTGAATAAAACTAAAACAATACCACGATGCGCAACACCCCCCAGCTCTGCTTTGTCAATAAAACTAAAACAATAACAACATCTGTGGGGTGGACAGTGGCACTATTTCCTCTACTGCAGATTTCCATCTTTAAAAGTGAACAAAGGGGCTTTCACCTGTACAGTCAGTTCCATTCAGAGCCTACTTAAATGACGGGAGGATTGCTGATAGTTTTAAAAGGGGCCATGCATTTGTCTGTAGGCCTGTTTGCAGTTCCATAGACATGTTCAGTagttgaaaaatatgtttttatgtgAATGTGAAATAGGGAAGTCAATATGCCTGAACTAGATGTAagttttccattgcaaaatgttttgctttagTGTGCCCATATTGAACACATCCCAGCAAGGGATTAGATCTTCAGCAGGAACATAAACAAATAAAGAAAATATTTATACCCATCATTGTGAAACAAAAGGTTGTGATGCAGTTATGCCCTCAGAAACCCATGTTATGATGCTGGTTCTTTGTTGCCACTGACAACTAAAACAACCAAAGCGTTGTCATCAGACAACTGGAGGCGTGAATATTCTTCTTCGATGAGGTTTAATGGCGATTGACATCCATATTATATTGCATTACCTCCaccaaatacactatatatacaaaagtatgtggacactccttcaaatgagtggattctgccatttcagccacacctgttgctgacaggtgtatgcaattgagcacacagtcatgcaatctccatagacaaacattgtccgTAGACAGGCCTTACTGATGTTCTCAGTgaatttcaatgtggcaccatcataggatgccacctttccaacaagtcagttcatcaaatttctgccctgctagagctacctcagtcaactgtaagtgctgctattgtgaagtggaaacatctaggagctaCAACGACTCATCCcctggccacacaagctcacagaacagagtGCTTtacggttgcaacactcactactaagttccaaactgcctctggaagcaacgtcagcacaataactgttcgtcaggagcttacTAAAATGGGCctccatggtcgagcagccgcacacaagcctaagatcaccatgcgcaatgccaagcgtcggctggagtcaTGTAAAGCttgtcgccattggactctggagcagtggaaacgtgttctcctGAGTTATaaatcaagcttcaccatctggcagtccgacggactaatatgggtttggcggattcctggagaacgctacctgcaccaatgcatagtgccaactgtaaaatttggtggaggaggaataatagtctggggctgtttttcatggttcaggctacgccccttagttccagtgaacggaaatcttaatgctacagcatacaatgacattctagacaattttgTTCTTCCaatatgcatgccagcaaagccacagcAACTCCCGGCACACACAACCTCCGCTCCAGGCCGGCGGCTGGGAGAGAGTCAAATGTACATTCTAATAGGTCTATTTCCCCAACATTGGAATGATATTCTAATGTTATACATTTCCATAACCTAAATAATTACATATGCGATGCATATATAGCCATAtcattgtttgaaacctggacaTAAACTATTTTACCTTGCTTTTAAAAGCCTACCGTCAAAATCCGACCATTAGAAAAAAAGCTAAGATTTCCTGACATGTCATTGAAACCATTTCTTCAACTGTCCAAAGGCCGTAAGGCGCAATCCTATTGTTGCATCTTCTGATACTCCCTCTTTCTACGTTTTTACCATTAGGCTGTATATCCATCTCTGTGGCATTATAAAAACCACTCGCATCAGCTGCACGTTTGAGAATGGTGTTCTCCCGTAGTAGCATTCTGGAACATTCACTCATGGCCGAGACAAGTGAAAACATTGCTGCGCTAATGTGAATTATTCATAGTTTATCAACTTTTAAGCTAAATGTTGTGGTATGTTTCATCAGCCTCGTCTTTATGTTTAAACATTTTAGTATGGAATCACTGTTGTATGCATTTCATATTTTTCTGGCCTATCGTCCTACAACTGTCCTAACGTCTGTTTTGAACAATCCCAGACATATTTTGTTATCGTCCTCGGGATGACGGGACGCTCCTGATTTCGAGCAATATAGAATTGTATAGTATACTTTAGAATCCCTTGATTGATTTAaaaacacaatacaaccacatGTGGATACAATGCATTTAGAAATGTGTTGAGAATAACACAAGTTAGTTCAATCAGCTAACCCACATTAAAAATACACACATGAAAAATATTATAGTCTAAAtaaatgtgtatatactgtagtgtttttgcggacatgacTAGTATATTGTAGTAACACCTGTCGACTAGGGTTACCTAAAATGGAACAACAACCAGACTATGCCTACTGTTTGATAAGGGGAAGGCCTCAACCAGGACATAAGACACACAGGTTTGCGATAGGCCACCTAGTGAGTTGGGTCAACAGTTCTGAGCAATGCAAGGACCAGACACAACACCTTAGCAAAAATATGTGTTATTAGAATTGTAACATCTAAACGTGAGGTTCTAGGCCCATTAAAGGGAAACAGTACAGAAGCTGATATAAAGAACTAGCTAAGTTTATTAAAGCTTGAAGGATTAAGTTTGCTTGTTTGACACAGATAAATAACACACATTAACAAGAGTATCTTCTTACATCTGTGACTTCCACTAGGTAGCCTTCTGAAGTAGAAAAATGCTTTAACAAAGATTCTACTGGCTAAGTTCACAGCATGACTAAAAACAGTGACCAACAATACTGTACTGCTGATGGTAAAGAAAGAACAGTTAACCACTGCACATACATAAACCATAGAAAGAACAGTTAACCACTGCATTTACATAAACCATAGAAAGAACAGTTAACCACTGCACATACATAAACCATAGAAAGAACAGTTAACCACTGCACTTACATAAACCATAGAAAGAACAGTTAACCACTGCATTTACATAAACCATAGAAAGAACAGTTAACCACTGCATTTACATAAACCATAGAAAGAACAGTTAACCACTGCATTTACATAAACCAGAGAAAGAACAGTTAACCACTGCATTTACATAAACCAGAGAAAGAACAGTTAACCACTGCATTTGCATAAACCATAAAAAGAACAGTTAACCACTGCACATACATAAACCATAAAAAGAACAGTTAACCACTGCATTTACATAAACCATAAAAAGAACAGTTAACCACTGCATTTACATAAACCATAGAAAGAACAGTTAACCACTGCATTTGCATAAACCATAAAAAGAACAGTTAACCACTGCACATACATAAACCATAAAAAGAACAGTTAACCACTGCATTTACATAAACCATAGAAAGAACAGTTAACCACTGCACTTACATAAACCATAGAAAGAACAGTTAACCACTGCACTTACATAAACCATAGAAAGAACAGTTAACCACTGCACTTACATAAACCATAGAAAGAACAGTTAACCACTGCACTTACATAAACCATAGAAAGAACAGTTAACCACTGCACTTACATAAACCATAGAAAGAACAGTTAACCACTGCACTTACATAAACCATAGAAAGAACAGTTAACCACTGCACTTACATAAACCATAGAAAGAACAGTTAACCACTGCACTTACATAAACCATCGAAAGAACAGTTAACCACTGCACTTACATAAACCATAGAAAGAACAGTTAACCACTGCATTTACATAAACCATAGAAAGAACAGTTAACCACTGCATTTACATAAACCATAGAAAGAACAGTTAACCACTGCATTTACATAAACCATAGAAAGAACAGTTAACCACTGCATTTACATAAACCATAGAGAGAACAGTTAACCACTGCATTTACATAAACCATAGAGAGAACAGTTAACCACTGCATTTACATAAACCACAGAGAGAGCAGTTAACCACTGCATTTGCATAAACCATAGAAATAACAGTTAACCACTGCATTTACATAAACCATAGAAAGAACAGTTAACCACTGCATTTGCATAAACCATAAAAAGAACAGTTAACCACTGCACTTGCATAAACCATAGAAAGAACAGTTAACCACTGCATTTACATAAACCATAGAAAGAACAGTTAACCACTACACTTACATAAACCATAGAAAGAA is a window from the Oncorhynchus kisutch isolate 150728-3 unplaced genomic scaffold, Okis_V2 Okis06b-Okis10b_hom, whole genome shotgun sequence genome containing:
- the jmjd8 gene encoding jmjC domain-containing protein 8 isoform X3 — protein: MEYKLGIQVFLLLFWRSALDAPVSENDGGWSSNSEYSLTDEGPCNIDIWDKASLSHRQFIQQYAYSKPVILKGFSDNTKFQFLCSKSSLLQQYGERMVRLSTANTYSYRKVDVRFEEFVDLLLRPQSLDTLGSDTLYFFGDNNFTEWHSLFENYKAPRYMLPHTTGAYSFGIADLKWIYQVTSIRDHSFHLAREPVCPSIGMDLATLRSSMAGSAGSCTPRTRRPISTPTTPPCPGSKTHTLTCLRRSP
- the jmjd8 gene encoding jmjC domain-containing protein 8 isoform X2; the protein is MEYKLGIQVFLLLFWRSALDAPVSENDGGWSSNSEYSLTDEGPCNIDIWDKASLSHRQFIQQYAYSKPVILKGFSDNTKFQFLCSKSSLLQQYGERMVRLSTANTYSYRKVDVRFEEFVDLLLRPQSLDTLGSDTLYFFGDNNFTEWHSLFENYKAPRYMLPHTTGAYSFGIADLKWIYQVTSIRDHSFHLVSSSWKEQAREPVCPSIGMDLATLRSSMAGSAGSCTPRTRRPISTPTTPPCPGSKTHTLTCLRRSP
- the jmjd8 gene encoding jmjC domain-containing protein 8 isoform X1, which produces MEYKLGIQVFLLLFWRSALDAPVSENDGGWSSNSEYSLTDEGPCNIDIWDKASLSHRQFIQQYAYSKPVILKGFSDNTKFQFLCSKSSLLQQYGERMVRLSTANTYSYRKVDVRFEEFVDLLLRPQSLDTLGSDTLYFFGDNNFTEWHSLFENYKAPRYMLPHTTGAYSFGIAGPGTGVPFHWHGPGYSEVIYGRKRWFLYPPDKAPHFHPNYTTLSWVKDTYPYLLEEKPIECTIRPGEVLYFPDRWWHATLNLDTSVFISTFLG